The following proteins are encoded in a genomic region of Chaetodon auriga isolate fChaAug3 chromosome 8, fChaAug3.hap1, whole genome shotgun sequence:
- the LOC143325245 gene encoding gamma-enolase-like has product MSIVNIVAREILDSRGNPTVEVDLHTGKGLFRAAVPSGASTGIYEALELRDGDKTRYKGKGVTKAVGHINDTLGPALIQSGVSVLEQDKLDSLMIEMDGTDNKSKFGANSILGVSLAICKAGAAEKGVPLYRHIADLAGNRELVLPVPAFNVINGGSHAGNRLAMQEFMVLPVGAESFRDALRVGAELYQTLRGVIKEKYGQDATNVGDEGGFAPNIQENSEALELIKTAIEKAGFTDKVVIGMDVAASEFFIEGKYDLDFKSPPNAARNISADELASIYQGFINNYPVVSIEDPFDQDDWPAWSQFTASVGIQVVGDDLTVTNPRRIQRAVEDKACNCLLLKVNQIGSVTEAIKACKLAQENSWGVMVSHRSGETEDTFIADLVVGLCTGQIKTGAPCRSERLAKYNQLMRIEEELGDQARFAGHNFRNPSAL; this is encoded by the exons ATGTCCATTGTGAATATTGTTGCCAGGGAGATCCTGGACTCCAGGGGAAATCCGACCGTGGAAGTAGATCTGCATACTGGCAAAG GTCTGTTCAGGGCTGCTGTGCCCAGCGGTGCATCCACTGGCATCTACGAGGCTCTGGAGCTTCGGGATGGAGACAAGACTCGCTACAAGGGCAAAG GTGTAACCAAAGCTGTTGGCCACATTAATGACACTCTTGGACCTGCCCTCATTCAGTCT GGAGTCAGTGTGTTGGAGCAGGACAAACTGGACAGCTTGATGATTGAAATGGACGGCACTGACAACAAAT CTAAGTTTGGGGCCAATTCTATTCTTGGAGTGTCACTGGCCATATGCAAAGCTGGCGCAGCAGAGAAAGGTGTCCCCCTGTACCGTCACATTGCTGATCTGGCAGGAAACAGAGAGTTGGTCCTCCCGGTTCCT GCTTTTAATGTGATCAACGGTGGTTCCCATGCTGGCAACAGGCTGGCTATGCAGGAGTTCATGGTACTTCCTGTAGGGGCGGAGTCTTTCCGTGATGCTCTGCGTGTGGGGGCAGAGCTCTACCAGACACTGAGAGGTGTCATCAAAGAGAAATATGGTCAGGATGCTACAAATGTAGGAGATGAAGGAGGATTTGCCCCGAATATACAAGAGAACAGTGAAG CCCTGGAGCTGATAAAGACGGCCATTGAGAAAGCTGGATTCACAGACAAAGTGGTGATAGGGATGGATGTTGCTGCTTCAGAGTTTTTCATTGAGGGCAAGTACGACCTGGACTTTAAGTCTCCGCCCAACGCTGCCCGCAACATCAGTGCCGACGAGCTGGCCAGCATCTACCAGGGCTTCATTAACAACTACCCag TGGTGTCTATTGAGGATCCTTTCGACCAGGACGACTGGCCTGCTTGGTCACAGTTCACAGCCTCGGTGGGCATCCAG GTGGTTGGAGATGATCTGACGGTCACTAACCCACGCAGGATACAACGAGCCGTGGAGGACAAGGCCTGCAACTGCCTGCTGCTAAAAGTCAATCAGATTGGCTCTGTTACAGAGGCCATCAAAGC GTGTAAGCTGGCCCAGGAGAACAGCTGGGGTGTGATGGTGAGCCACCGCTCAGGAGAAACAGAGGACACTTTTATAGCTGACCTGGTGGTTGGTCTCTGCACTggacag ATCAAGACTGGAGCTCCCTGTCGATCAGAACGTCTGGCCAAATACAACCAGCTCATGAG gaTTGAGGAAGAGTTGGGTGACCAGGCCCGCTTTGCTGGGCACAACTTTCGCAACCCCAGTGCCCTTTGA